CTGAACGAGGTCTGGAACAGCGGGGTGCGGCTCAGGTCGCGCTGCGGCTGGGCCGCCTCGACGATCCGGTCGAACGACAGGCGGGCGTGCGCCAGCGCCTCGGCGTGCACCGCGGCCACCCGCGGCGCGAGCCGGGACAGCGAGTCGGCGTCGTCCAGCTCGACCCGCAGCGGCACCGTGTTCTCCAGCGGTCCCACCAGGTTCGCGCCGTCCGACTGCCACGACTCCTGCACCGGCACGCCGACCGCCAGGTCGCGCTGCTGCGCGTACCGGGCCAGCACGGCGACGTACGCGGACAGCAGCACCTCGGTCGGGCCGTGCCCGTGCTCCTCACCGTAGGCGGCGACCGCGGCGGCCAGCTCCGGCGCGACCGGGACGCTGACCGCGTCGCCGTGGATGGTCTTCAGCGGCGGGCGCGGGCGGTCGGTGGGCAGGTCGAGCGGGGTCAGCGCGGCCAGCCGGTCGCGCCAGTAGTCGATGTCCTTGGTCGCCTCGTCGCTGTTGACCCAGGTGCGCTGGGCGGTGACCAGCGAGTGGAAGTCGACCGGTGCGGCGAGCGCGTCGCCGGAGGTGCCGTCGACGAGCGCGGTGTAGCGGGTCAGCACCTCGTCGGCCAGCAGCTTGACCGAGCGGCGGTCGGCGACGAGCTGGTGCAGGGTCAGCACCAGGACGTGGTCGTCCTCGGCGGCCCGCAGCACCGAGGCCCGGACCAGGGGGCCCTTGGCCAGGTCGAACCTGGTCCGGGTCTCGGTGGCGACCACGCGCGCCAGCTCGGCTTCGAGGTCGGCGGCATCGACCTCGACCACCGGCAGGCGCAGCGTCACCGCGGGCGCGGTCGTGGCCAGCGGGTGGCCGTCGACCTCGCGGAAGGTGGTGCGCAGCACCTCGTGGCGCTGCACGACCGCGGTCAGGGCCTGCTGCAGGGCCGCGTGGTTGACCGTCCCGGACAGCCGGACGGCCGTGCTGACCTGCCACGGCTTGCTGTCGTCGAGCTGGAGCAGGACCCAGAGCCTGCGCTGCTCCAGGGAGAGGTTGCTGGGGGTGGCTTCGGCGGACCCGTCCAGGAGCTGGGCGAGCAGCGCGCGCTTCTCCTCCGGCGTCATGGACTCCAGCTCGTGCTGCTGGCTCATCTGGCACTCCTGTCGTGTCGGTGGGCTTGGTCAGCGGACGCGTTCGCGAACCGAACGGGGCCTCATGTCGGTCCACACCTTCTCGATGTGCTGAAGGCATTCCTGCTTGCTGCCGGTGGTCCCGACGGCGCTCCAGCCGGCGGGCAGGGAGCGGTCGGCGAACCAGATCGAGTACTGGTCCTGGTCGTTGACGACGACCTGGAAGGTCGTGTCGGCGTCGTCGATGCCCATCTGGGTGCTCCTCGTTCCTGGTGGTTGGTCAGCCGAGCTGGCGCAGCAGCTGCTCGACCTCCTTGTCGGTCATTCCGGCGAGCTGGCCGCGCAGCGCGGTGGCCTTGTCGGCCTGGCCGCGCGACCGCTCCTCCTCCAGCGCCGCCACCGCCTCGGCCAGGCCGGCCGCGGTGGGCTTGCGGAAGAAGTCCCGCACGGGGACGAGCACGCCGAGTTGGTCGCGCACCCGCC
This portion of the Saccharothrix syringae genome encodes:
- a CDS encoding MbtH family protein, which translates into the protein MGIDDADTTFQVVVNDQDQYSIWFADRSLPAGWSAVGTTGSKQECLQHIEKVWTDMRPRSVRERVR